In Methanofollis aquaemaris, the genomic window GTGCGTGAGTCTGCTCCGTCGCGGGTGCTCGTCCTCTGCGGGCGGGGGAACAACGGCGGTGACGGCCTGGCCGTCGCCCGCCACCTCCAGGACTGTGAGGTGGATGTGATCTTCCCGGCGTGCGGCTCGGCCACGCCTGGCTTCCTCACTCAACTCACCGCCCTCCGCGCCTGCCCGGCCGCCCTCCATGAGGTACGCCTGCCCACCGAGGTGGAGGCCCTCGCCCCGCTCTTCGAGCGGGCCGACGTGATCGTCGACGCCATGCTCGGCACCGGGGTTATGGGGACGCCGCGGGAGCCCCTGGCAACGATGGTCATGCTCATGAACGCGAGTGCCGCCCGCGTGGTGACGACCGACGTCCCGACGCCGGGGGCGCGTTCAGACCTCATCGTCACCTTCCACCGAGCAAAGGAACCGGGCGGCCGGGTGGCGGAGATCGGGATCCCGCTCGCCGCCGAGGTCTGCACCGGTCCCGGTGATCTCATGATGCTCAGGCCGAAGGGGTCGGCTGCCCACAAGGGTGTGGGCGGCGAGGTGCTCGTCGTCGGCGGCGGGCCGTACCAGGGCGCCCCGTACCTCGCGGCCCTCGCGGCCCTCAGGGCCGGGGCCGACATTGTGCGGGTTGCGTCGCCGGTGGCGCTCCAGGCCCCCGACCTCATCCAGGTGCCGCTCGCCGGTGGGCAGATCGGCACCGAACACCTGGAGACGCTGGTCCCGCTCGCCGAGCGTGCCGATGTCGTCCTCTGCGGCAACGGCCTCGGGACCAAGAGCCACGCGGTGGTGACGGCCCTCGCCCCGCATGCCCGGCGGCTCGTCCTCGACGCCGACGCCCTCCGCCTCCCCCTGCCCGCAGGGCAGGAGACGATCTACACCCCACACGCCGCGGAGTTTGCCAGGATGACCGGAGTCACTCTCCCGGCCGGGCTTGCCGATCGCGCGAGGGCGGTCAGGGCTGCGGTGCCGGAGGGCGCGACCGTCCTCCTCAAGGGCGCGGTGGACATCGTCTCAGACGGGAGGCGCGTCCGTTTCAACCGGAGCGGCTGTCCGGCCATGACCGTCGGCGGGACCGGGGACGTCCTCGCCGGGCTGACGGCGGGGCTCTTCTGTCGTCTTGACCCCTTCGATGCGGCGTGCCTCGCGGCGTACGCGAGCGGTCTCGCCGGTGAGGCTGCCGCCGCCGGGCGGGACGCCGGGATGACCGCAACAGAGATGCTCGAAAAGATCCCACAGGTGCTCTATGGTTGAGTTTACCCATATCGCCGATGACCGCGCCCACATGGTCGACGTCTCGGCCAAGCCCGACGTGGTGCGGACAGCGGTTGCCGCCGGCCGGATCTACCTGCGCCCCGAGACCCTGGAGGCGATCCGCTCGGGCACCACCATCAAGGGCAATGTCCTGGCCACCGCCAGAGTCGCCGCCACCCTCGCCGTCAAGGACACCCCCAGGATCATCCCGATGTGCCACCCCCTCGCTCTCGGCGGCGTGGAGGTCGAGTTTGAGGAGACCGGGGAAGACGCCATCGAGGCGAAGGTCAGCGTCCGTTCGTACGGCAAGACTGGTGTCGAGATGGAGGCCCTCACCGGCGTCTCCGCCGCCCTGCTCA contains:
- a CDS encoding NAD(P)H-hydrate dehydratase translates to MDFRELQEFCETGTITPGRMRAVDKNSMALGVSGLQLMEAAGCAVVAAVRESAPSRVLVLCGRGNNGGDGLAVARHLQDCEVDVIFPACGSATPGFLTQLTALRACPAALHEVRLPTEVEALAPLFERADVIVDAMLGTGVMGTPREPLATMVMLMNASAARVVTTDVPTPGARSDLIVTFHRAKEPGGRVAEIGIPLAAEVCTGPGDLMMLRPKGSAAHKGVGGEVLVVGGGPYQGAPYLAALAALRAGADIVRVASPVALQAPDLIQVPLAGGQIGTEHLETLVPLAERADVVLCGNGLGTKSHAVVTALAPHARRLVLDADALRLPLPAGQETIYTPHAAEFARMTGVTLPAGLADRARAVRAAVPEGATVLLKGAVDIVSDGRRVRFNRSGCPAMTVGGTGDVLAGLTAGLFCRLDPFDAACLAAYASGLAGEAAAAGRDAGMTATEMLEKIPQVLYG
- the moaC gene encoding cyclic pyranopterin monophosphate synthase MoaC, which encodes MVEFTHIADDRAHMVDVSAKPDVVRTAVAAGRIYLRPETLEAIRSGTTIKGNVLATARVAATLAVKDTPRIIPMCHPLALGGVEVEFEETGEDAIEAKVSVRSYGKTGVEMEALTGVSAALLTVWDMVKSAEKDEDGQYPVTRIEGIRVIEKRKGTV